Proteins from one Mercurialis annua linkage group LG7, ddMerAnnu1.2, whole genome shotgun sequence genomic window:
- the LOC126657807 gene encoding uncharacterized protein LOC126657807, translating to MGKAKSIKSKAVHFVSDLTTIFLNPISDKPSSKHHPPPTEDLSETKRNQLESISEENNGDLVDGPDTSSFTAFLHSLLSSSHPGDNSNTGEKNDNVAETVGQPSDNVRKESGARKGLFSRGKQSLRAIYHAARIGGNRGQERRSNSDMIIGDESDESFDGLEMKNMQIVKKPDELTDIPDVSEPSLLLSEKSRSALYASLPALVQGRRWLLLYSTWRHGISLSTLYRRSMLWPGLSLLVVGDRKGAVFGGLVEAPLRPMNKKKYQGTNSTFVFTDTPGNPAIFRPTGANRYFTLCATDFLAIGGGSHFALYLDEDLLNGSSSVSETYGNPCLAHSQDFEVKQVELWGFVYGSKYEEMLALSKTEAPGICRW from the exons ATGGGAAAAGCAAAGTCAATTAAGAGTAAAGCAGTTCACTTTGTGTCTGATCTCACCACTATTTTCCTTAATCCCATCTCTGATAAACCCTCCTCTAAGCATCATCCTCCTCCCACT GAAGACTTGAGCGAAACAAAAAGGAATCAGCTAGAGTCGATTAGTGAAGAGAATAATGGTGATTTAGTTGACGGGCCAGATACTTCTTCTTTTACTGCATTCCTACACTCCCTACTGTCATCTTCGCATCCAGGAGACAATTCAAATACAGGTGAGAAGAATGATAATGTAGCAGAAACTGTTGGCCAGCCATCTGACAATGTGAGGAAAGAGAGTGGCGCAAGGAAAGGCTTATTTTCCAGGGGTAAACAATCTCTTAGAGCTATTTACCATGCTGCTAGAATTGGTGGAAATCGGGGTCAAGAGCGCAGGAGCAATTCTGACATGATAATTGGTGATGAGAGTGATGAGAGTTTTGATGGATTGGAGATGAAGAATATGCAAATTGTGAAAAAGCCTGACGAGTTGACAGATATTCCCGACGTTTCCGAGCCTTCATTGCTTCTCTCAGAGAAATCAAGAAGTGCCCTTTATGCTTCACTTCCGGCACTTGTACAAGGGCGGAGGTGGTTGTTGCTTTACAG TACATGGAGGCATGGGATATCACTTTCAACATTATATAGAAGAAGCATGCTTTGGCCTGGACTTAGTCTTCTG GTTGTTGGAGACAGAAAAGGTGCAGTTTTTGGTGGTCTGGTGGAGGCACCATTACGACCAATGAACAAGAAAAAGTATCAG GGAACGAACAGTACTTTTGTTTTCACCGATACACCTGGCAATCCTGCGATATTCCGACCAACAG GTGCAAATCGTTATTTCACTTTGTGTGCGACGGACTTCCTAGCAATTGGTGGGGGTAGCCACTTTGCACTTTACTTGGATGAAGATCT ATTAAATGGATCAAGCTCAGTCTCGGAGACGTATGGGAACCCTTGTCTTGCACACTCACAAGACTTTGAAGTTAAACAAGTTGAG CTGTGGGGATTTGTATATGGTTCAAAGTACGAGGAGATGCTTGCTTTAAGCAAAACAGAGGCTCCTGGGATTTGCCGGTGGTAA